The following proteins are encoded in a genomic region of Streptococcus equi subsp. equi:
- the ktrB gene encoding potassium uptake protein gives MKRSFFKSLSVTQRLTFSFAIVILIGSLLLSMPFTHYSNGPNTVYLDHFFNVVSMVCVTGLSVVPVADVYNGIGQTIAMMLMQIGGLGLVTLIAVSTFALKRKMRLSDQTLLQSALNRGDSKDLKKYLFFAYKVTFSLEAFAALVIMTDFIPRFGWKNGIFNSIFLAVSAFCNAGFDNLGSSSLKDFVLNPTINAIITFLIISGGLGFAVWVDLGTAFKKYFFERPHCYGITFKKFSNQSRLVLQTTLVILVLGTFLSWFLEKDNLNTIARYNLPQQLMVSFFQTVTMRTAGFATISYNDTLAPTNILYMIQMVIGGAPGGTAGGIKITTAAITFLLFKAELSGQSEVTFRNRIIANKTIKQTMTVLIFFFAVLMIGYILLLSVEPDIAPIPLLFESISAIATVGVSMDVTPHLSSAGRLIIIVLMFVGRVGPITVLISLIQRKEKTIQYATTDILVG, from the coding sequence GATTGTCATTTTGATAGGTAGTCTCTTGTTATCCATGCCTTTTACCCACTACAGCAATGGTCCTAATACGGTTTACCTCGATCATTTTTTCAACGTGGTGTCAATGGTCTGTGTAACTGGACTTTCTGTCGTTCCTGTTGCAGATGTCTACAATGGCATTGGTCAGACAATTGCCATGATGCTCATGCAAATTGGCGGACTTGGATTGGTCACTCTGATTGCGGTCAGCACCTTTGCACTCAAGCGCAAAATGCGTTTAAGTGATCAAACCTTGCTCCAATCCGCCCTCAATCGTGGTGACAGTAAGGACTTAAAAAAATACCTCTTTTTTGCCTATAAGGTCACCTTCTCACTGGAGGCCTTTGCTGCCTTGGTTATCATGACTGACTTTATCCCTCGTTTCGGCTGGAAAAATGGTATCTTTAACAGTATCTTTCTGGCTGTCTCTGCCTTTTGTAATGCAGGCTTTGATAATCTAGGATCATCTAGCTTAAAGGACTTTGTGTTAAACCCTACCATCAATGCTATTATCACCTTCTTAATTATTTCTGGCGGACTTGGCTTTGCTGTTTGGGTTGATTTAGGCACTGCCTTTAAAAAATACTTCTTTGAAAGGCCTCACTGCTATGGCATCACCTTTAAAAAGTTTTCTAATCAGTCACGCTTAGTGCTGCAAACAACCCTAGTTATCCTTGTTTTAGGTACCTTTTTATCATGGTTTTTGGAAAAGGACAATCTCAATACTATTGCCAGATACAATCTACCGCAGCAGCTGATGGTGTCCTTTTTCCAAACGGTAACCATGAGAACTGCAGGCTTTGCGACTATTTCTTATAATGATACCTTGGCTCCTACCAATATTCTTTATATGATTCAGATGGTTATCGGTGGAGCTCCAGGTGGTACTGCCGGAGGAATCAAAATCACAACTGCTGCCATCACCTTTTTATTGTTTAAGGCAGAGCTTTCCGGTCAATCTGAGGTAACCTTTCGTAACCGTATCATCGCCAACAAGACCATTAAGCAAACCATGACTGTTTTGATTTTCTTTTTTGCGGTCTTGATGATTGGCTACATTTTACTGCTAAGTGTAGAGCCAGATATCGCCCCTATTCCGCTTTTATTTGAATCCATTTCAGCTATTGCAACGGTTGGGGTATCAATGGACGTCACACCGCACTTATCAAGTGCAGGACGCCTAATCATTATTGTGCTGATGTTTGTTGGTCGTGTCGGACCAATTACTGTTTTGATTAGTCTAATTCAACGTAAAGAAAAAACCATTCAATATGCCACTACTGATATTTTAGTGGGTTAA
- the ktrA gene encoding potassium uptake protein: MLKRKTVGVLGLGIFGRTVARELSNYDQDVIAIDIRESHVKEIADLATKAAVGDITDKDFLIAVGVEQCDTVVIASGNNLESSVLAVMHCKKLGVPTIIAKAKNKIFEEVLYGIGATKVITPERDSGKRVASNLLRHHIESIIYLEHGISMIEFTIPKSWEGKSLSELDVRRKYELNIIGMRQKEVKTLDTNVQPFEPLEADTIIVAIANDHTFEKFDYLGYLK, encoded by the coding sequence ATGTTAAAACGAAAAACTGTTGGTGTTCTTGGCCTGGGGATTTTTGGCCGCACCGTTGCCAGAGAATTAAGCAACTATGACCAAGATGTCATTGCCATTGATATTAGAGAAAGCCACGTGAAAGAAATTGCTGATTTGGCGACCAAGGCAGCTGTTGGCGATATTACTGATAAGGATTTTTTAATCGCAGTAGGGGTTGAGCAATGTGACACAGTTGTCATCGCATCAGGAAACAATCTAGAGTCCTCTGTACTAGCTGTCATGCACTGTAAAAAATTAGGGGTTCCAACCATTATTGCAAAGGCTAAAAACAAAATTTTTGAAGAGGTCTTATATGGCATTGGAGCAACCAAGGTTATCACCCCTGAAAGAGACTCTGGAAAGCGAGTGGCCTCAAATCTCTTACGCCATCACATTGAGAGCATTATCTACCTAGAACATGGGATTTCCATGATCGAATTCACCATTCCTAAGAGCTGGGAGGGCAAATCGCTCTCAGAGCTTGATGTTCGTCGAAAATACGAGCTTAATATTATTGGCATGCGTCAAAAAGAGGTCAAAACCCTAGACACCAATGTTCAGCCCTTTGAACCACTTGAGGCTGACACCATTATTGTTGCTATCGCTAACGATCATACCTTTGAAAAGTTTGACTACCTAGGCTACCTCAAATAA
- the sstT gene encoding serine/threonine transporter SstT produces MKRIRDLWVRTNLIKKIGIGVVIGLLLGILLPDVTAIGILGQLFVGALKAIAPLLVFALVAQAISHQRSGQQTNMTLIIVLYLLGTFLAALVAVIANYLFPLTLTLNTPVNTELSPPQGIVQVFQTLLLKLVDNPINALATANYIGVLAWALIFGLALKSVPSDFKHLIKTAADVTSQIVVWIINVAPIGIMGLVFSTVSENGISILSDYALLILVLVGTMLFVALVVNPLLAFVLTHQNPYPLVFRCLKDSGLTAFFTRSSAANIPVNLQLCEDLGLSQATYLVSIPLGAMINMGGAAITINVLTLAAVNTFGIQIDFLTALLLSVVAAISACGASGVTGGSLLLIPVACSLFGISSDLAMQVVGVGFIVGVIQDSCETALNSSTDVLFTAIAENAFWKQKKA; encoded by the coding sequence ATGAAAAGAATTCGTGACTTATGGGTCAGGACCAACCTGATTAAAAAAATAGGAATCGGGGTCGTTATAGGACTTCTTTTGGGGATTTTATTGCCTGATGTGACAGCGATTGGCATTTTGGGGCAGCTTTTTGTTGGGGCTTTAAAGGCGATAGCTCCTCTCTTGGTTTTTGCCTTGGTGGCACAAGCTATCTCTCACCAAAGGTCAGGACAGCAAACCAATATGACCTTGATTATTGTGCTTTATTTGCTTGGAACCTTTCTGGCGGCCTTGGTTGCTGTTATTGCTAATTACCTATTTCCTCTAACCTTAACCTTAAATACTCCGGTTAATACTGAGCTTTCACCACCACAAGGTATTGTTCAGGTCTTTCAGACGCTTTTATTAAAGCTAGTGGATAATCCTATTAATGCTTTAGCTACTGCCAATTATATTGGTGTCTTAGCTTGGGCATTGATCTTTGGCTTAGCCCTCAAGTCTGTTCCTTCAGATTTTAAGCATTTGATCAAAACAGCGGCAGATGTGACCTCACAAATTGTCGTTTGGATTATCAATGTCGCACCGATTGGCATTATGGGCTTGGTCTTTTCAACTGTTTCTGAAAATGGCATTAGCATTTTGTCTGATTATGCTCTTTTAATTCTGGTCTTGGTGGGAACGATGCTCTTTGTAGCGCTAGTGGTTAACCCTTTGCTTGCCTTTGTCCTGACTCATCAAAATCCTTATCCTCTTGTTTTTAGATGTTTAAAGGATTCTGGCCTTACAGCCTTTTTCACAAGAAGCTCGGCAGCAAACATTCCAGTCAATTTGCAGCTATGTGAGGACTTGGGACTAAGTCAGGCGACCTATTTAGTATCTATTCCCCTAGGTGCAATGATTAATATGGGAGGAGCAGCCATCACGATCAATGTTTTGACACTTGCTGCTGTCAATACCTTTGGTATTCAGATTGATTTTCTGACTGCCCTGCTTTTGAGTGTGGTTGCGGCTATCTCAGCCTGTGGCGCTTCTGGTGTTACAGGAGGCTCTCTCCTTCTTATTCCAGTGGCATGTAGCCTTTTTGGGATCTCAAGTGATTTGGCTATGCAGGTTGTCGGGGTTGGCTTTATTGTTGGTGTGATTCAGGATTCCTGTGAAACAGCCCTTAATTCATCAACTGATGTCCTCTTTACAGCCATTGCTGAAAATGCCTTCTGGAAGCAAAAGAAGGCCTAG
- the brnQ gene encoding branched-chain amino acid transport system carrier protein → MKEKNVYIVIGFMLFALFFGAANLIYPAFLGIYSGQNIPWSIIGFCLTGVSLPLLGVIAVARSGSDDVESLARPISKWYAILYSSILYLSIGPFFAIPRTGATSFSVGIAPILGDSIINKAIYAVLFFGLSYFLAIRPSKLAESIGKFLTPTLLVVITILIIASFVHPAGDYGEAFNAGAGINNAFKDVPFIAGLIQGYGTMDALASLVFAILVIEATKQFGAKTDQEITKITLISGAIAILLLAFVYIFVGRIGATSQSLFPFVDGHFTLNNSAVNGGQILSHASRFYLGSIGQAFLAIVIFLACLTTSTGLITSSAEYFHKLMPRVSHVAWATLFTLVSAFFYFGGLSVIINWSSPILYLLYPLTVDLIVLVLIQKSFGNAPLVYRTTIGLTIIPALYDALATLSQLTKLFTLPDGLSYFFERLVPLGQFSMGWISFSILGFVLGLIISKTKGLHPTAS, encoded by the coding sequence ATGAAAGAAAAAAATGTCTATATCGTTATTGGCTTTATGCTGTTTGCTCTCTTTTTTGGTGCAGCAAATCTCATTTATCCGGCCTTTCTTGGCATCTATTCAGGACAAAATATCCCTTGGTCCATTATTGGCTTTTGCTTGACTGGTGTGTCTTTACCCTTGCTTGGTGTCATTGCTGTTGCAAGGTCAGGCTCTGATGATGTTGAAAGCCTGGCTCGGCCAATTTCAAAATGGTATGCTATCCTTTACTCATCAATCCTGTATTTGTCCATTGGTCCTTTCTTTGCTATTCCTAGAACAGGCGCTACCTCCTTCTCTGTTGGGATTGCCCCGATATTAGGAGATAGCATCATCAATAAAGCCATCTATGCTGTGCTATTTTTTGGCTTATCCTACTTTTTGGCTATTAGACCAAGCAAGCTAGCAGAAAGCATTGGTAAATTTCTGACACCGACGCTATTGGTTGTGATTACTATTTTAATCATTGCCTCCTTTGTTCACCCAGCTGGAGACTATGGCGAAGCCTTTAATGCTGGAGCAGGTATCAACAATGCCTTTAAGGACGTTCCCTTTATTGCAGGTCTTATTCAAGGCTACGGCACTATGGATGCTTTAGCTTCCTTGGTTTTTGCCATATTAGTCATTGAAGCAACCAAGCAATTTGGCGCTAAAACCGATCAGGAAATCACTAAAATCACCCTTATCTCTGGGGCCATTGCCATTTTGCTGCTAGCCTTTGTTTATATTTTTGTGGGACGGATCGGTGCGACCTCACAATCTCTTTTCCCTTTTGTTGATGGGCATTTTACCCTAAACAACAGCGCTGTCAATGGAGGACAAATTTTAAGCCACGCCTCACGATTTTACCTAGGTAGCATTGGGCAAGCCTTCCTTGCGATTGTGATTTTCCTAGCCTGTCTGACCACCTCAACCGGTCTTATCACCTCAAGTGCAGAGTATTTCCACAAGCTAATGCCAAGGGTATCACATGTTGCTTGGGCAACTCTATTTACCCTTGTATCTGCCTTTTTCTACTTCGGTGGCTTGTCAGTTATTATCAATTGGTCATCTCCTATTTTGTACCTCTTGTACCCACTGACTGTCGATTTGATTGTTCTTGTTCTGATCCAAAAGTCATTTGGCAATGCCCCTCTTGTCTACAGAACGACGATTGGCCTTACCATCATTCCAGCATTGTATGACGCCCTAGCTACCCTCTCACAGCTAACCAAGCTCTTTACCTTGCCTGATGGTCTTTCCTATTTCTTTGAAAGGTTGGTTCCACTCGGCCAATTTTCAATGGGCTGGATTAGCTTTTCCATCCTAGGCTTTGTCTTAGGTCTCATCATCAGCAAGACAAAAGGACTTCACCCTACAGCATCATGA
- the metP gene encoding D-methionine transport system permease protein, with protein MIEAAQASGATFWDIVRVYLSEGLPDLIRVSTVTLISLVGETAMAGAIGAGGLGNVAISYGYNRFNNDVTWVATLIILLLIFAIQFIGDSLTRHFSHK; from the coding sequence GTGATTGAGGCTGCACAGGCTTCAGGAGCTACCTTCTGGGATATTGTCAGGGTTTATCTGAGTGAGGGCTTACCAGACCTGATTCGTGTGTCAACAGTGACCTTGATTTCCTTGGTTGGTGAGACAGCGATGGCAGGAGCTATTGGTGCTGGAGGGCTTGGTAATGTCGCGATTTCCTATGGCTATAACCGTTTTAACAATGATGTGACGTGGGTTGCCACCCTTATTATTCTCTTGCTGATCTTTGCGATTCAATTTATTGGAGACAGCCTGACAAGGCATTTTAGTCACAAATAA
- the metI gene encoding D-methionine transport system permease protein — MLELFQAYLPNVYELGWSGDAGWGVAIWNTLYMTIVPFIVGGAIGLFIGLLLVLMGPDGVIENRLVCWLLDKLTSIFRAIPFVILIAILASFTYLIMGTTLGATAALVPLTFATFPFFARQVQVVFQSLIEV, encoded by the coding sequence ATGTTAGAATTGTTTCAGGCTTATTTGCCAAATGTTTATGAGCTTGGCTGGTCTGGTGATGCTGGCTGGGGAGTAGCCATTTGGAATACCTTGTACATGACGATCGTTCCATTTATTGTAGGTGGAGCTATTGGTTTATTTATTGGTCTTTTGCTGGTACTGATGGGGCCAGATGGGGTGATTGAAAATCGACTGGTTTGTTGGCTTCTAGATAAGCTCACGTCGATTTTTCGGGCTATTCCCTTTGTTATATTAATTGCTATCCTGGCAAGCTTTACTTATCTGATTATGGGGACAACCTTGGGTGCAACCGCAGCTCTGGTGCCTTTGACCTTTGCAACCTTTCCTTTTTTTGCGCGTCAGGTCCAGGTTGTTTTTCAGAGCTTGATAGAGGTGTGA
- the metN_2 gene encoding D-methionine transport system ATP-binding protein, translating to MSEPMIQLDHIDITFHQKKRVIEAVKDVTLHINQGDIYGIVGYSGAGKSTLVRVINLLQQPTKGSITIDGELTFDQGKVQLSANSLREKRRDIGMIFQHFNLMAQKTAKENVAFALRHSRLPKAERERKVTELLELVGLSERADNYPAQLSGGQKQRVAIARALANDPKILISDEATSALDPKTTKQILALLQELNRRLGLTIVMITHEMQIVKDICHRVAVMQQGTLIEEGSVLDIFSNPREPLTQEFIKTATGIDEALEKINQQDIVKELPANAILAQLKYAGTSTDEPLLNQIYRQFEVTANILYGNIEILDQVPVGEMIVVFEGAAASIEAAEKALHEAGVDVTILKRGA from the coding sequence ATGAGTGAACCAATGATTCAATTAGATCATATTGATATTACCTTTCACCAAAAAAAACGTGTGATTGAAGCTGTTAAGGATGTAACGCTTCATATCAACCAAGGGGATATTTATGGCATTGTTGGCTATTCTGGTGCTGGCAAATCAACCCTAGTGCGTGTGATTAACCTGCTGCAGCAGCCAACAAAGGGAAGCATTACAATTGATGGGGAGCTGACCTTTGATCAAGGCAAGGTTCAGCTGTCTGCTAATAGCCTACGTGAGAAGCGTCGTGATATTGGCATGATTTTTCAGCATTTCAATCTTATGGCACAAAAAACAGCTAAGGAAAATGTTGCCTTTGCTCTGCGCCATTCTCGATTGCCTAAGGCTGAAAGAGAAAGGAAGGTGACTGAGCTATTAGAATTAGTAGGCTTATCTGAGCGTGCAGACAATTATCCAGCACAGCTGTCTGGTGGTCAAAAGCAGAGGGTTGCTATTGCGCGTGCCCTTGCCAATGACCCTAAAATATTGATTTCTGACGAGGCCACCTCAGCGCTAGATCCTAAAACGACCAAGCAGATTCTCGCTCTTTTGCAGGAATTAAACCGCAGGCTAGGCTTAACGATTGTCATGATTACGCATGAAATGCAGATTGTCAAGGATATTTGTCATCGTGTGGCTGTTATGCAGCAGGGAACCTTGATTGAAGAAGGCAGTGTTTTGGATATCTTCTCAAATCCAAGAGAGCCTTTGACGCAGGAGTTTATCAAGACAGCGACTGGGATTGATGAGGCACTTGAGAAAATTAACCAGCAGGATATTGTCAAGGAGCTACCAGCTAATGCTATTTTAGCTCAGCTCAAGTATGCAGGGACATCGACTGACGAGCCTTTACTTAACCAGATTTATCGCCAGTTTGAGGTGACCGCTAACATTCTTTATGGGAATATTGAAATCTTAGATCAGGTACCAGTTGGTGAGATGATTGTTGTTTTTGAAGGTGCAGCAGCAAGTATTGAGGCGGCAGAAAAAGCCTTGCATGAGGCTGGCGTCGATGTCACTATTTTAAAGAGAGGGGCTTAA
- the dapE_2 gene encoding peptidase, producing the protein MTKTDQQYLTRLWEDQLTQDYLVSLGQLIASRSIFAQGIGLEETAAYLKELFAQAGAEAIVDKTYAAPFVLARFNSSRPAAKTLIFYNHYDTVPADSDQKWTSDPFTLTERDGYLFARGVDDDKGHIIARLTAVVRYLKEHADLPLNIVFMMEGAEESASVDLDRYLAKYADQLKGAELLIWEQGIRNEHDQLEITGGNKGILTFEMSVDSARCDIHFKYGGVIESAAWYLLQALSSLRNHRGELLVPGIYQKVVPPTERELDLVETYAIENAQALKKLYGLELPMLQSERRQLLAAYYFQPSINIQGLWTGYQGQGVKTIIPSQATPKMEVRLVPGLEPEYVFDQIRSYLLNKGFDQIKLTYTLGEMSYRSDLSSSAISQLIAAAQPFYPKGLSLLPTSAGTGPMHTVFEALQVPIAAFGLGHSNSCDHAGDENIAIVDYCRHIALIEELITSYE; encoded by the coding sequence ATGACAAAAACGGATCAGCAGTACTTAACAAGGCTTTGGGAGGATCAGCTCACACAGGATTATCTTGTGTCGTTGGGGCAATTGATTGCCAGTAGGTCTATTTTTGCTCAAGGTATCGGCTTAGAAGAGACAGCAGCCTACCTAAAGGAGCTGTTTGCTCAGGCTGGTGCTGAGGCTATTGTTGATAAGACTTATGCAGCTCCCTTTGTCCTAGCACGCTTTAATAGCTCTAGGCCAGCTGCTAAGACACTGATATTTTACAATCATTACGATACAGTGCCAGCAGATAGTGATCAAAAGTGGACGAGTGATCCCTTTACCTTAACAGAGCGTGATGGCTATTTGTTTGCGCGCGGCGTTGATGATGACAAGGGGCATATCATTGCGAGATTGACGGCTGTCGTCAGGTATCTAAAGGAGCATGCAGACCTTCCGCTTAATATTGTCTTTATGATGGAGGGAGCTGAGGAGTCAGCTTCGGTAGATTTAGATCGGTATCTGGCTAAATACGCAGACCAGCTAAAGGGAGCAGAGCTTTTGATTTGGGAGCAGGGCATTCGTAATGAGCATGATCAGCTTGAAATAACTGGCGGCAATAAGGGGATTTTGACCTTTGAGATGTCAGTAGATAGTGCTCGTTGTGATATTCATTTTAAATATGGTGGTGTTATCGAGTCAGCAGCCTGGTATTTGCTTCAGGCCCTATCAAGCCTGCGGAACCATCGTGGGGAATTGCTGGTGCCTGGTATTTATCAAAAAGTCGTTCCGCCAACTGAGCGAGAGCTAGATTTAGTTGAGACCTATGCAATTGAGAATGCTCAAGCTCTAAAAAAGCTTTACGGACTGGAGCTTCCTATGTTACAATCAGAGCGTCGTCAATTGTTAGCAGCTTATTACTTTCAGCCCTCCATTAACATTCAAGGGCTGTGGACTGGCTATCAAGGACAAGGAGTTAAGACCATCATTCCTTCACAGGCTACTCCTAAAATGGAGGTTCGTTTGGTTCCTGGCTTAGAGCCTGAGTATGTCTTTGATCAGATTAGGTCTTATTTGCTCAATAAGGGCTTTGACCAGATCAAGCTGACCTATACTTTGGGTGAGATGAGCTATCGGAGTGATCTTTCATCGTCTGCTATTAGTCAGCTGATTGCAGCAGCTCAGCCTTTTTACCCTAAGGGGCTATCTCTTTTGCCGACATCGGCAGGAACAGGCCCTATGCATACTGTTTTTGAAGCCCTGCAGGTTCCGATTGCCGCTTTTGGCTTAGGGCATTCTAATAGTTGTGATCATGCAGGTGATGAAAACATTGCTATTGTAGATTATTGTCGGCATATTGCATTAATAGAGGAGTTAATAACATCTTATGAGTGA
- the metQ gene encoding lipoprotein translates to MNIKKAVGFVSLALASIALVACSGKQDDKNTLTIGVMTKTASDQARWDKIEELLKKDKITLKYKEFTDYSQPNKAVANGEVDINSFQHYNFLDNWNKENKADLKAIAETYISPIHLFSGTSQDGKAKYQSVDELPDGAQIAVPNDATNESRALYVLQAAGLIKLNVSGDKLATIANITENKKKLDIKELDASQTARALTSADAAIVNNSYAVPAKIDFKTSLFKEKADENAKQWINIIAAQKDWEKSAKADAIKALIKAYHTDAVKKVVDKTSNGVDVPVW, encoded by the coding sequence ATGAATATTAAAAAAGCTGTCGGCTTTGTTAGCCTTGCTCTTGCTTCAATAGCTCTAGTAGCCTGCTCTGGTAAGCAGGACGACAAAAATACCTTGACCATTGGGGTAATGACTAAAACGGCATCTGATCAAGCCAGATGGGATAAGATTGAAGAGCTGCTGAAAAAGGATAAGATCACTCTAAAGTATAAAGAGTTCACAGATTATTCTCAGCCCAACAAGGCAGTTGCTAATGGTGAGGTTGATATCAATTCATTCCAGCACTATAACTTTTTGGATAATTGGAATAAGGAAAATAAGGCAGATTTGAAGGCTATTGCTGAAACCTATATCAGTCCGATTCATCTCTTTTCAGGGACTAGTCAAGACGGTAAGGCTAAATACCAGTCAGTAGATGAGCTTCCAGATGGTGCGCAAATTGCAGTGCCAAACGATGCAACAAATGAAAGCCGTGCCCTGTATGTGCTTCAAGCAGCCGGCTTGATCAAGCTCAATGTGTCAGGTGATAAGCTGGCAACCATTGCAAATATTACAGAAAATAAGAAAAAGCTAGATATTAAAGAATTAGATGCGAGTCAGACAGCACGTGCCTTGACGTCAGCTGATGCCGCTATTGTTAATAATAGCTATGCCGTTCCTGCGAAAATTGATTTTAAAACCTCTCTTTTTAAGGAAAAGGCTGATGAGAATGCCAAGCAATGGATTAATATCATTGCTGCTCAAAAGGATTGGGAAAAGTCTGCTAAGGCAGACGCGATTAAGGCATTAATCAAGGCCTACCATACAGATGCTGTGAAGAAGGTTGTGGATAAAACCTCAAATGGTGTTGACGTCCCTGTATGGTAA
- the tcyA gene encoding extracellular solute-binding protein, which yields MTIKRYLGLAGLAVLSVGMLAACGTKEKSASSTKDTPKEVIFATVGTTAPFSFEKEGQLTGYDIEVAKAVFKDAEKYKLQFKKTEWSSIFTGLDSGKYQMGGNNISYTKERSVKYLFSYPIGATPSVLVVPKDSDIKSYDDIKGHSTQVVQGTTTAAQLKAFNEEHADNPVELKFTNETITQMLTNLNEGKADFKIFDAPTVNAIIDNQGLDHLKTIELATSEQPFIYFIFSQDQEELQAFVNKRLEELTADGTLSKIAKKYLGGDYVPAKQDLKLPTAKS from the coding sequence ATGACAATAAAACGTTATTTAGGTTTAGCTGGCTTGGCCGTACTGTCTGTGGGTATGCTAGCGGCATGTGGCACAAAGGAAAAATCAGCTTCGAGCACAAAGGACACACCAAAAGAGGTTATCTTTGCGACAGTTGGAACAACTGCCCCCTTCTCATTTGAAAAGGAAGGACAATTGACAGGCTATGACATCGAAGTGGCTAAGGCTGTGTTTAAAGATGCTGAGAAGTACAAGCTTCAATTTAAGAAAACAGAATGGTCATCTATTTTTACGGGCTTAGACTCTGGAAAATATCAAATGGGCGGCAACAATATTTCATACACTAAGGAACGCTCAGTCAAATATTTGTTTTCTTATCCAATTGGTGCAACTCCGTCAGTGCTAGTTGTGCCAAAGGATAGTGATATCAAGTCTTATGATGATATTAAGGGTCATTCAACACAGGTGGTGCAGGGAACAACGACTGCTGCTCAGCTAAAGGCCTTCAACGAAGAGCATGCTGATAATCCTGTTGAGCTAAAGTTTACCAACGAAACCATCACTCAAATGCTAACCAATCTGAATGAGGGCAAGGCTGATTTTAAGATTTTTGATGCCCCAACGGTTAATGCTATCATTGATAATCAAGGCTTAGATCACTTGAAAACAATTGAGCTGGCAACAAGCGAGCAGCCCTTTATCTACTTTATTTTTAGTCAAGATCAAGAGGAGCTACAGGCCTTTGTCAATAAGCGCTTAGAGGAGCTGACAGCTGATGGCACACTCAGTAAAATTGCTAAAAAGTATCTAGGTGGCGATTATGTTCCAGCTAAGCAGGATTTGAAGCTTCCTACAGCAAAATCCTAA
- the yeeN gene encoding Probable transcriptional regulatory protein YeeN encodes MGRKWANIVAKKTAKDGATSKVYAKFGVEIYVAAKQGEPDPELNTALKFVIDRAKQAQVPKHVIDKAIDKAKGNTDETFVEGRYEGFGPNGSMIIVDTLTSNVNRTAANVRAAYGKNGGNMGAAGSVSYLFDKKGVIVFKGDDADSIFELLLEADVDVDDVEAEDGSITVYTAPTDLHKAILALRESGISEFQVTELEMIPQSEVTLEGDDLAVFEKLVDALEADDDVQKVYHNVADV; translated from the coding sequence ATGGGACGTAAATGGGCAAATATTGTTGCAAAAAAAACTGCTAAAGACGGTGCAACATCAAAGGTTTATGCTAAGTTTGGTGTTGAAATCTATGTGGCTGCTAAGCAAGGAGAGCCTGATCCTGAGTTGAATACAGCCCTCAAGTTTGTCATTGATCGGGCAAAGCAGGCACAGGTGCCAAAGCATGTTATTGATAAAGCCATTGATAAGGCAAAGGGTAATACTGATGAGACCTTTGTTGAGGGACGCTATGAGGGCTTTGGACCAAATGGGTCAATGATTATCGTAGACACCTTGACGTCAAATGTGAACCGTACAGCTGCCAATGTTCGTGCTGCCTATGGTAAAAATGGTGGTAATATGGGAGCGGCTGGATCAGTTTCTTACTTATTTGATAAAAAGGGGGTTATCGTTTTTAAGGGCGATGACGCAGACAGTATTTTTGAGTTGCTCCTAGAGGCTGATGTTGATGTTGATGATGTAGAGGCAGAAGACGGATCAATTACTGTTTATACAGCACCAACAGATCTGCATAAGGCTATTCTTGCTCTTCGTGAATCAGGTATATCAGAGTTTCAGGTGACTGAGCTTGAGATGATTCCTCAGTCTGAGGTAACTCTTGAGGGGGATGACCTTGCTGTTTTTGAAAAGCTGGTTGATGCCCTTGAAGCAGATGATGATGTGCAAAAGGTCTATCATAATGTAGCTGATGTCTAA